One window of the Trifolium pratense cultivar HEN17-A07 linkage group LG2, ARS_RC_1.1, whole genome shotgun sequence genome contains the following:
- the LOC123909495 gene encoding acyl-carrier-protein phosphodiesterase PptH-like: MVVRFSPFSLTLSQQPHNHQSSCFSKQVSVSCSYGMKRFDLGGRPQILSSALGNSDGLRVFVVSDLHTDYDENLKWVECLSTVNYKDDVLIVAGDVAETYNMFIVTMSLLRERFEHVFYVPGNHDLWSRREGQNYVDSLEKFNKLLDACKRIGVETNPMVVGALGIIPLFSWYHESFDKEKDITGYRIPSLEMACKDFYACTWPNGLSNGDISLSLYFDALNDKQMDAIKDIQKTCDHIITFSHFVPRQELCPEKRMLFYPKLPKIIGSDFLEDRIRSIHGAQGRRDASSCHVFGHTHFCWDAVVDGIRYVQAPLAYPRERKRRMNGGENWLPFCLYADKKFADKLNPCFWSDYYSVNPRTPHDTKLAPWVARFYKQKQSIDV, translated from the exons ATGGTGGTGAGGTTTAGCCCTTTTTCTCTAACACTGTCTCAACAGCCTCATAATCATCAATCTTCATGTTTCTCTAAACAAGTTAGTGTTAGTTGCAGTTATGGAATGAAAAGGTTTGATCTTGGTGGTAGGCCACAAATATTGTCTTCGGCTTTAGGAAACTCTGATGGGTTGCGTGTTTTCGTAGTTTCGGATTTGCATACTGATTAtgatgagaatttgaagtgggTGGAGTGTTTGTCAACTGTGAATTATAAGGATGATGTACTTATTGTTGCTGGTGATGTTGCTGAGACGTATAACATGTTTATTGTGACAATGTCTCTTTTGAGAGAAAGATTTGAGCATGTTTTCTATGTTCCTGGTAATCATGACCTTTGGAGTCGACGCGAGGGACAAAATTAT GTTGATTCTCTTGAAAAGTTTAACAAGTTACTTGATGCATGTAAGAGAATTGGAGTCGAGACAAACCCGATGGTTGTGGGTGCATTAGGAATCATTCCTTTGTTCTCTTGGTACCATGAG AGCTTTGACAAAGAGAAGGACATAACAGGCTATCGCATCCCGTCTTTGGAGATG gcATGTAAGGACTTCTATGCATGTACATGGCCCAATGGACTTTCAAATGGAGATATCTCCCTCTCTTTATATTTTGACGCTCTCAATGATAAACAAATGGATGCGATAAAGGATATTCAGAAGACATGTGATCACATCATTACCTTTTCCCACTTTGTTCCCAG GCAAGAGCTTTGTCCAGAAAAGAGGATGTTATTCTATCCAAAGCTTCCAAAAATAATTGGTTCAGATTTTCTTGAAGATCGAATAAGGTCCATACATGGTGCTCAGGGAAGGAGGGATGCATCTTCTTGTCATGTGTTTGGTCATACTCACTTCTGTTGGGATGCAGTTGTAGATGGCATaag GTATGTACAAGCACCCTTAGCTTATCCAAGGGAAAGGAAGAGAAGAATGAATGGAGGAGAAAATTGGCTACCATTTTGCCTTTATGCTGACAAAAAGTTTGCTGATAAACTCAATCCTTGTTTTTGGTCTGATTATTATTCTGTCAATCCTAGGACACCTCATGACACTAAACTTGCTCCTTGGGTTGCCAGATTTTACAAGCAAAAACAAAGTATAGATGTATAG
- the LOC123908537 gene encoding alpha-galactosidase-like isoform X1, which translates to MSMAIQYSYLGWSFKISMMKELVLCLLVLLTNASSSYARLLLNTTQEEVVEFREQHRRAMIANGLGRTPPMGWNSWNHFQCDITEDLIKETADAMVSTGLADLGYQYINLDDCWGELNRDSKGNLVAKSSTFPSGIKALADYVHSKGLKLGIYSDAGNLTCSKKMPGSLGYEDQDAKTFASWGVDYLKYDNCDNNNIDPKERYPRMSEALLNSGRPIFFSLCEWGSEDPAIWGKSVGNSWRTTGDIEDKWESMTTRADQNNKWASYAGPGGWNDPDMLEIGNGGMTTEEYRAHFSIWALAKAPLLIGCDIRALDDTTKELLSNSEVIAVNQDKLGVQGKKVKSNDDLEVWASPLSGNRLAVVLWNRSSSKAMVTAAWSDLDLEPGTSVDVRDLWLHSTQSSVSGDISAELESHACKMYILTPS; encoded by the exons ATGTCTATGGCAATTCAATATTCATATTTAGGTTGGAGCTTCAAGATATCCATGATGAAAGAGCTTGTTTTGTGTCTTCTTGTGTTATTGACTAATGCAAGTTCTTCGTATGCTCGTTTATTATTGAACACAACCCAAGAAGAAGTCGTCGAATTTAGAGAGCAACATAGAAGAGCCATGATTGCTAATGGACTTGGCCGGACACCCCCGATGGG GTGGAATAGCTGGAACCATTTTCAATGTGATATTACTGAGGACTTGATCAAAGAAACAG CTGATGCTATGGTGTCAACAGGCCTTGCTGATCTAGGTTATCAATATATTAACCTAG aTGATTGTTGGGGTGAACTTAATCGAGATTCAAAG GGTAATTTGGTTGCCAAATCATCAACATTCCCTTCAGGAATTAAGGCTCTAGCTGATTATGTACATAGCAAAGGTCTAAAGTTAGGGATCTATTCTGATGCAGG AAATCTAACATGCAGTAAAAAAATGCCTGGATCACTAGGGTATGAAGATCAAGATGCAAAAACATTTGCTTCCTGG GGAGTTGATTATTTGAAGTATGATAAttgtgataataataatatagaccCTAAAGAAAG GTACCCGCGAATGAGTGAAGCTTTACTAAACTCGGGAAGGCCAATCTTCTTCTCTTTGTGTGAATG GGGATCAGAAGACCCGGCAATATGGGGAAAAAGTGTAGGAAATAGTTGGAGAACAACAGGAGATATTGAAGATAAATGGGAGAG TATGACAACTCGCGCAGATCAAAATAACAAATGGGCTTCTTACGCTGGACCTGGAGGTTGGAATG ATCCTGATATGCTTGAAATTGGAAATGGAGGCATGACAACAGAAGAATATCGTGCCCATTTCAGCATATGGGCATTAGCTAAG gctCCTTTATTGATTGGTTGTGACATTCGAGCACTGGATGACACCACAAAGGAACTACTAAGCAACTCAGAAGTAATTGCAGTAAACCAAG ACAAACTAGGAGTTCAAGGGAAGAAGGTGAAAAGTAATGATGATTTGGAG GTTTGGGCAAGTCCTCTCAGTGGTAACAGGCTAGCAGTCGTTTTATGGAATAGGAGTTCATCGAAAGCAATGGTAACTGCAGCTTGGTCTGACCTAGATTTGGAACCAGGAACTTCGGTTGATGTAAGAGATTTATGGCTG CATTCAACACAATCATCAGTTTCAGGAGACATATCTGCTGAATTAGAATCACATGCTTGTAAGATGTATATCCTGACGCCCAGCTAA
- the LOC123908537 gene encoding alpha-galactosidase-like isoform X2 — translation MMKELVLCLLVLLTNASSSYARLLLNTTQEEVVEFREQHRRAMIANGLGRTPPMGWNSWNHFQCDITEDLIKETADAMVSTGLADLGYQYINLDDCWGELNRDSKGNLVAKSSTFPSGIKALADYVHSKGLKLGIYSDAGNLTCSKKMPGSLGYEDQDAKTFASWGVDYLKYDNCDNNNIDPKERYPRMSEALLNSGRPIFFSLCEWGSEDPAIWGKSVGNSWRTTGDIEDKWESMTTRADQNNKWASYAGPGGWNDPDMLEIGNGGMTTEEYRAHFSIWALAKAPLLIGCDIRALDDTTKELLSNSEVIAVNQDKLGVQGKKVKSNDDLEVWASPLSGNRLAVVLWNRSSSKAMVTAAWSDLDLEPGTSVDVRDLWLHSTQSSVSGDISAELESHACKMYILTPS, via the exons ATGATGAAAGAGCTTGTTTTGTGTCTTCTTGTGTTATTGACTAATGCAAGTTCTTCGTATGCTCGTTTATTATTGAACACAACCCAAGAAGAAGTCGTCGAATTTAGAGAGCAACATAGAAGAGCCATGATTGCTAATGGACTTGGCCGGACACCCCCGATGGG GTGGAATAGCTGGAACCATTTTCAATGTGATATTACTGAGGACTTGATCAAAGAAACAG CTGATGCTATGGTGTCAACAGGCCTTGCTGATCTAGGTTATCAATATATTAACCTAG aTGATTGTTGGGGTGAACTTAATCGAGATTCAAAG GGTAATTTGGTTGCCAAATCATCAACATTCCCTTCAGGAATTAAGGCTCTAGCTGATTATGTACATAGCAAAGGTCTAAAGTTAGGGATCTATTCTGATGCAGG AAATCTAACATGCAGTAAAAAAATGCCTGGATCACTAGGGTATGAAGATCAAGATGCAAAAACATTTGCTTCCTGG GGAGTTGATTATTTGAAGTATGATAAttgtgataataataatatagaccCTAAAGAAAG GTACCCGCGAATGAGTGAAGCTTTACTAAACTCGGGAAGGCCAATCTTCTTCTCTTTGTGTGAATG GGGATCAGAAGACCCGGCAATATGGGGAAAAAGTGTAGGAAATAGTTGGAGAACAACAGGAGATATTGAAGATAAATGGGAGAG TATGACAACTCGCGCAGATCAAAATAACAAATGGGCTTCTTACGCTGGACCTGGAGGTTGGAATG ATCCTGATATGCTTGAAATTGGAAATGGAGGCATGACAACAGAAGAATATCGTGCCCATTTCAGCATATGGGCATTAGCTAAG gctCCTTTATTGATTGGTTGTGACATTCGAGCACTGGATGACACCACAAAGGAACTACTAAGCAACTCAGAAGTAATTGCAGTAAACCAAG ACAAACTAGGAGTTCAAGGGAAGAAGGTGAAAAGTAATGATGATTTGGAG GTTTGGGCAAGTCCTCTCAGTGGTAACAGGCTAGCAGTCGTTTTATGGAATAGGAGTTCATCGAAAGCAATGGTAACTGCAGCTTGGTCTGACCTAGATTTGGAACCAGGAACTTCGGTTGATGTAAGAGATTTATGGCTG CATTCAACACAATCATCAGTTTCAGGAGACATATCTGCTGAATTAGAATCACATGCTTGTAAGATGTATATCCTGACGCCCAGCTAA
- the LOC123908535 gene encoding pentatricopeptide repeat-containing protein At1g12300, mitochondrial-like isoform X1 → MSSFSSLSMSKYVAASPHFENPNLIRFFSSSTTTTLYSQFHDQRNLVSLFNQMLHQKNPTPLIFQFNKILGSLAKLNHYSTVVSLHRQMELNGISSDLVTLSILINCFSQLGQISLSFSVFANILKKGFHPNVITFNTLIKGLCLKGQIHKAFNFHDKVVAQGFRLDQVSYGTLINGLCKVGQTRTALQLLRRVDEKLLQPTVVMYNAIIDSMCKDKLVNHAFHLYSEMIAKRISPDVFTYNTLINGFCIVGRLKQAIHLFNKMISENINHNIYTFTTLVDAFSKEGRVKEAKNVFAMMMRKGVKPDVVTYNSLMDGYCLAKEINKANGIFNTMAQMGVAPDVHSYSIMINGFCKIKMVDEAINLFNEMHCREIIPDTITYNSLIDGLCKSGRISYALELVDEMYDRGQPPDMFTYNSILDALCKNHHVDKAIALLTKIKDMGIQPDLCTFNILIDGLCKSGRLNDAQKVFEDLLVKGYNLNVYTYTTMIHGFCNDGLLDEALAILSKMKDNSCIPNAATYEIIIRSLFDKDENDKAEKLLREMISRATLE, encoded by the exons atgtCGTCGTTTTCAAGTTTGAGTATGAGTAAGTATGTTGCTGCTTCTCCTCATTTCGAAAACCCTAATTTGATTCGATTCTTCTCCTCTTCAACTACAACAACACTATACTCTCAATTCCACGACCAACGAAATCTCGTTTCCTTATTCAATCAAATGCTCCATCAGAAGAATCCTACACCACTCATCTTccaatttaacaaaattttaggtTCCCTTGCCAAGCTCAATCACTACTCAACTGTTGTTTCACTTCATCGACAGATGGAATTAAATGGAATTTCCTCAGATTTAGTCACTTTGAGTATATTGATCAATTGTTTTTCTCAATTAGGTCAAATCTCTCTTTCCTTTTCTGTATTTGCCAACATTCTCAAAAAGGGTTTTCATCCAAATGTCATTACCTTTAATACACTCATCAAGGGTCTCTGTCTCAAAGGTCAGATCCATAAAGCATTCAACTTTCATGATAAGGTCGTAGCGCAGGGATTCCGGTTAGATCAAGTTAGTTATGGGACCTTGATCAATGGGTTATGTAAAGTTGGACAAACAAGAACAGCCCTACAACTGCTGAGACGAGTTGATGAGAAACTGCTTCAACCTACTGTGGTAATGTACAATGCAATTATTGATAGTATGTGCAAGGATAAACTTGTTAATCATGCTTTTCATTTATATTCTGAAATGATTGCTAAGAGAATTTCTCCTGATGTTTTCACTTACAATACTTTAATTAATGGCTTTTGCATCGTGGGTCGGTTAAAACAAGCAATtcatttgtttaataaaatgatatCGGAAAACATCAACCATAATATTTATACCTTTACTACGTTGGTTGATGCATTTAGTAAGGAAGGAAGAGTGAAAGAAGCTAAAAATGTGTTTGCTATGATGATGAGAAAAGGTGTTAAACCTGATGTTGTTACTTATAACTCTTTAATGGATGGATATTGCTTAGCTAAAGAAATTAACAAGGCCAATGGTATATTCAACACTATGGCTCAGATGGGAGTGGCTCCTGATGTTCATAGCTACAGTATCATGATTAATGGATTTTGTAAGATTAAAATGGTAGATGAAGCCATCAATCTCTTCAATGAAATGCATTGTAGAGAAATTATTCCTGATACGATAACTTACAATTcccttattgatggtttgtgcaaATCGGGAAGAATCTCATATGCTTTGGAGCTTGTCGATGAGATGTATGATAGAGGTCAACCTCCTGATATGTTTACTTACAATTCTATATTGGATGCTTTGTGCAAAAACCATCATGTTGACAAGGCAATTGCATTATTAACCAAAATTAAAGATATGGGTATTCAACCAGACCTGTGCACATTTAATATTCTTATTGATGGATTGTGTAAAAGTGGAAGATTGAATGACGCTCAAAAGGTTTTTGAGGATCTTCTGGTCAAAGGCTACAATCTTAATGTCTATACATATACTACTATGATCCATGGGTTTTGTAACGATGGGTTGCTTGATGAAGCATTGGCCATACTATCAAAAATGAAAGACAATAGTTGCATTCCAAATGCCGCAACGTATGAAATTATTATCCGTTCTCTATTTGAtaaagatgaaaatgataagGCAGAGAAACTTCTTCGTGAAATGATTTCAAGAG caaCATTGGAATGA
- the LOC123908535 gene encoding pentatricopeptide repeat-containing protein At1g12300, mitochondrial-like isoform X2, translating to MSSFSSLSMSKYVAASPHFENPNLIRFFSSSTTTTLYSQFHDQRNLVSLFNQMLHQKNPTPLIFQFNKILGSLAKLNHYSTVVSLHRQMELNGISSDLVTLSILINCFSQLGQISLSFSVFANILKKGFHPNVITFNTLIKGLCLKGQIHKAFNFHDKVVAQGFRLDQVSYGTLINGLCKVGQTRTALQLLRRVDEKLLQPTVVMYNAIIDSMCKDKLVNHAFHLYSEMIAKRISPDVFTYNTLINGFCIVGRLKQAIHLFNKMISENINHNIYTFTTLVDAFSKEGRVKEAKNVFAMMMRKGVKPDVVTYNSLMDGYCLAKEINKANGIFNTMAQMGVAPDVHSYSIMINGFCKIKMVDEAINLFNEMHCREIIPDTITYNSLIDGLCKSGRISYALELVDEMYDRGQPPDMFTYNSILDALCKNHHVDKAIALLTKIKDMGIQPDLCTFNILIDGLCKSGRLNDAQKVFEDLLVKGYNLNVYTYTTMIHGFCNDGLLDEALAILSKMKDNSCIPNAATYEIIIRSLFDKDENDKAEKLLREMISRGLL from the coding sequence atgtCGTCGTTTTCAAGTTTGAGTATGAGTAAGTATGTTGCTGCTTCTCCTCATTTCGAAAACCCTAATTTGATTCGATTCTTCTCCTCTTCAACTACAACAACACTATACTCTCAATTCCACGACCAACGAAATCTCGTTTCCTTATTCAATCAAATGCTCCATCAGAAGAATCCTACACCACTCATCTTccaatttaacaaaattttaggtTCCCTTGCCAAGCTCAATCACTACTCAACTGTTGTTTCACTTCATCGACAGATGGAATTAAATGGAATTTCCTCAGATTTAGTCACTTTGAGTATATTGATCAATTGTTTTTCTCAATTAGGTCAAATCTCTCTTTCCTTTTCTGTATTTGCCAACATTCTCAAAAAGGGTTTTCATCCAAATGTCATTACCTTTAATACACTCATCAAGGGTCTCTGTCTCAAAGGTCAGATCCATAAAGCATTCAACTTTCATGATAAGGTCGTAGCGCAGGGATTCCGGTTAGATCAAGTTAGTTATGGGACCTTGATCAATGGGTTATGTAAAGTTGGACAAACAAGAACAGCCCTACAACTGCTGAGACGAGTTGATGAGAAACTGCTTCAACCTACTGTGGTAATGTACAATGCAATTATTGATAGTATGTGCAAGGATAAACTTGTTAATCATGCTTTTCATTTATATTCTGAAATGATTGCTAAGAGAATTTCTCCTGATGTTTTCACTTACAATACTTTAATTAATGGCTTTTGCATCGTGGGTCGGTTAAAACAAGCAATtcatttgtttaataaaatgatatCGGAAAACATCAACCATAATATTTATACCTTTACTACGTTGGTTGATGCATTTAGTAAGGAAGGAAGAGTGAAAGAAGCTAAAAATGTGTTTGCTATGATGATGAGAAAAGGTGTTAAACCTGATGTTGTTACTTATAACTCTTTAATGGATGGATATTGCTTAGCTAAAGAAATTAACAAGGCCAATGGTATATTCAACACTATGGCTCAGATGGGAGTGGCTCCTGATGTTCATAGCTACAGTATCATGATTAATGGATTTTGTAAGATTAAAATGGTAGATGAAGCCATCAATCTCTTCAATGAAATGCATTGTAGAGAAATTATTCCTGATACGATAACTTACAATTcccttattgatggtttgtgcaaATCGGGAAGAATCTCATATGCTTTGGAGCTTGTCGATGAGATGTATGATAGAGGTCAACCTCCTGATATGTTTACTTACAATTCTATATTGGATGCTTTGTGCAAAAACCATCATGTTGACAAGGCAATTGCATTATTAACCAAAATTAAAGATATGGGTATTCAACCAGACCTGTGCACATTTAATATTCTTATTGATGGATTGTGTAAAAGTGGAAGATTGAATGACGCTCAAAAGGTTTTTGAGGATCTTCTGGTCAAAGGCTACAATCTTAATGTCTATACATATACTACTATGATCCATGGGTTTTGTAACGATGGGTTGCTTGATGAAGCATTGGCCATACTATCAAAAATGAAAGACAATAGTTGCATTCCAAATGCCGCAACGTATGAAATTATTATCCGTTCTCTATTTGAtaaagatgaaaatgataagGCAGAGAAACTTCTTCGTGAAATGATTTCAAGAGGTCTGTTGTAA